One stretch of Schlesneria sp. DSM 10557 DNA includes these proteins:
- a CDS encoding RtcB family protein codes for MPPLPEAERNFIIHTLIPTSEATAILPTGTQTPPITVIGTDAIRQTFDEGCLQQAVNSRLAPGVTDLVLNPDAHVGYGAPIGCVLVSPTHVYPGPVGVDIKCSMSLLQLSLPADQIVDRFTRRALINAICERTPTGTGRGQRHVKKSRIVSEQLGKQLLVEGASESVCQQLGIPAEWARRCEDAQHFGHDGTTSALGERLQTHLDSGGLPTFERQIHQLGSYGGGNHFGECEVVQVEDHDRARQAADVFGLKDQHVAFLSHCGSRGIGHTLASGQFKTLQRKFESWNIPLPGQDRELVYAPLGTPEANAYLDDMALGANFATLNHLLINALVLEAFQEVIPGVTGQLVYFISHNIVRQEVVNNRLSWVHRKGATRAFPAGHHALKGTMYESTGHPILLPGNPQAGSSVMVAEQGAALSCYSVNHGAGRVLGRKRAIRELDQQSIDQSFDNEDILTNCRLYPKDEAPAAYKNFDEVIESVKMAGLATEVARLKARFVIKDGDKADD; via the coding sequence GTGCCACCGCTGCCGGAAGCGGAAAGGAATTTCATCATTCACACGCTCATTCCCACTTCCGAGGCGACTGCGATTCTTCCGACGGGGACGCAGACACCCCCCATTACGGTGATCGGGACGGACGCGATCCGGCAGACATTTGACGAGGGATGCCTGCAACAGGCGGTGAACTCGCGGCTGGCTCCTGGGGTGACGGACCTCGTCTTGAATCCAGATGCCCATGTGGGCTATGGAGCCCCCATCGGATGCGTGCTGGTGTCGCCGACACATGTTTATCCGGGGCCGGTCGGTGTGGACATCAAGTGTTCGATGAGCCTGCTGCAACTGAGTCTTCCTGCGGATCAGATCGTTGATCGATTCACCCGTCGCGCCCTGATCAATGCGATTTGTGAACGGACGCCGACGGGAACCGGGCGGGGACAACGGCATGTGAAGAAATCCCGCATCGTCTCTGAACAGCTCGGCAAGCAACTGCTGGTCGAAGGGGCTTCCGAGTCGGTCTGTCAGCAGCTGGGAATTCCTGCCGAGTGGGCTCGGCGTTGTGAAGACGCTCAGCACTTCGGACATGACGGAACCACTTCCGCTCTGGGCGAGCGTCTGCAAACACACCTTGACTCCGGCGGCCTCCCCACGTTCGAGAGGCAGATTCATCAGTTAGGTTCGTATGGTGGCGGGAATCATTTCGGTGAATGTGAAGTCGTTCAGGTGGAAGACCATGACCGCGCCCGACAGGCCGCCGACGTGTTTGGCCTGAAGGATCAGCATGTCGCATTTCTCTCTCATTGCGGATCGCGCGGGATCGGGCACACGCTTGCCAGTGGCCAGTTCAAGACGCTGCAGAGGAAATTTGAAAGCTGGAATATCCCGCTCCCCGGACAGGATCGGGAACTGGTCTACGCTCCACTGGGAACTCCCGAAGCGAACGCGTACCTGGATGACATGGCTCTGGGAGCCAACTTTGCCACACTGAACCACCTGTTGATCAACGCGCTGGTGCTGGAGGCGTTCCAGGAAGTGATTCCGGGCGTGACCGGACAGCTTGTCTATTTCATCAGTCATAACATTGTTCGACAGGAAGTTGTGAACAACCGCCTCTCCTGGGTTCACCGGAAAGGAGCGACTCGGGCCTTTCCGGCGGGACATCATGCACTGAAGGGGACGATGTATGAATCAACGGGTCATCCTATCCTGTTACCGGGGAACCCGCAGGCCGGTTCCAGTGTCATGGTTGCGGAACAAGGAGCGGCGTTGAGTTGTTACAGCGTGAATCATGGAGCAGGACGGGTACTGGGACGTAAGCGAGCCATCCGCGAACTGGACCAGCAAAGTATTGATCAGTCGTTTGACAACGAAGATATCCTGACGAACTGCCGTCTTTATCCCAAAGACGAAGCTCCGGCGGCGTATAAGAACTTTGACGAAGTGATCGAGTCTGTGAAAATGGCGGGACTGGCAACGGAAGTCGCCCGGCTGAAAGCACGGTTCGTGATCAAGGACGGCGATAAGGCGGATGATTAA
- a CDS encoding DUF1559 domain-containing protein, with protein MRRGGFSLIELLVAIAIIGLLLAIALPAIQASREVARSTQCRSHLKQIGAALHNYESIHGVFPPCVSDSGSWHVSILPFIDQTPLYNLVNTSASDPTAAINHIPIEIYSCPADAAPRVFKGDVDYAATSYLGNSGSGTSKWNYDGVFRHLETIFPEFPDGPVGFADITDGASSTALVSEVLHSLGGDSTEAIRMVFNTTQRYPFEEREAFLAECASIPANAWQQGWRGSNLAHGWRWTQGSIGYSTYNHALPPMQPSCFNRSDVQTGIYTAASHHRSSVHIVYCDGHVGAVSTAVDAALWRQAGSRNDFEAQDLFAAQDL; from the coding sequence ATGAGACGCGGTGGTTTCAGCCTGATTGAGCTGCTGGTGGCAATTGCCATTATCGGATTGCTGCTGGCCATCGCGCTGCCTGCCATCCAGGCGTCACGTGAGGTCGCTCGGTCAACTCAGTGCCGGTCGCATCTGAAACAGATTGGTGCCGCACTCCACAATTACGAGTCGATTCATGGCGTGTTTCCCCCCTGTGTTTCTGACAGCGGAAGCTGGCACGTTTCGATTCTGCCCTTCATCGATCAGACGCCTCTTTACAATCTGGTTAATACGTCGGCGAGTGATCCGACGGCGGCGATCAACCACATACCGATCGAGATCTACTCCTGTCCCGCCGATGCCGCTCCACGTGTGTTCAAAGGGGATGTCGATTACGCAGCCACCAGCTACCTGGGGAACTCAGGAAGCGGCACTTCGAAGTGGAATTATGACGGTGTGTTCCGACATCTGGAGACAATTTTTCCTGAGTTCCCGGATGGTCCAGTGGGATTCGCTGACATCACCGACGGGGCCTCCAGTACGGCCCTCGTGTCGGAAGTCCTTCACTCGCTGGGCGGAGACTCGACGGAAGCGATCCGGATGGTCTTCAACACAACGCAGCGATACCCGTTCGAGGAACGTGAGGCATTTCTCGCGGAATGTGCTTCGATTCCTGCGAATGCGTGGCAGCAGGGATGGCGTGGATCGAATCTTGCGCATGGCTGGCGGTGGACGCAGGGGAGTATTGGGTATTCCACCTATAACCACGCCTTGCCCCCGATGCAGCCAAGCTGTTTCAACCGAAGCGATGTCCAGACGGGAATCTACACGGCAGCCAGCCACCATCGTTCGAGCGTCCACATCGTCTACTGCGATGGCCACGTGGGGGCTGTTTCAACCGCCGTCGACGCTGCGTTGTGGCGGCAGGCCGGTTCCCGGAATGATTTCGAAGCCCAGGACCTTTTCGCAGCCCAGGATCTGTAG
- a CDS encoding DUF1559 domain-containing protein, which produces MSLVEVLVVITILGLLAAILLPATQRVREKSRQMECASHLRQIGVAFSNYHSTFNCFPPISGHVHSRPKSIWANLLPELGLAELAAYDRLLGTDSHVEDPSSELKYPTPLMRCPSDACLIAIGSNYGVNLTGDGVRYFPEPGTKEDPLQGIGVFTTGSSYSVITDGVSNTAVASEFLRGAGSPSLPLGVRPADTTRPKSLIFNLIPGATTNSEIDELSQRCRSSDPAKSPVISDTRGQMWLSGNQRDYTYSHFDTPNGSSCEDLDTRRAKIYSASSQHSGGVNILIADGAVRFSGNDIDLKIWRALGTRAMGD; this is translated from the coding sequence ATGTCGCTTGTAGAAGTACTCGTTGTCATTACCATCCTGGGACTGCTGGCGGCGATTCTGCTTCCCGCCACTCAGCGTGTTCGTGAGAAATCACGACAGATGGAGTGTGCCAGCCACCTGCGACAGATTGGTGTCGCCTTCAGTAATTACCATTCGACATTCAACTGCTTCCCTCCAATTAGTGGTCACGTCCACAGCCGGCCCAAATCGATCTGGGCAAATCTTCTCCCAGAACTCGGTTTGGCCGAACTCGCCGCGTACGATCGCCTGCTGGGAACGGATTCCCACGTGGAAGATCCCTCATCAGAACTGAAATATCCTACACCGCTCATGCGGTGCCCTTCCGATGCATGCCTCATTGCGATTGGTTCCAACTACGGAGTCAATCTCACGGGAGACGGGGTTCGCTATTTTCCAGAACCCGGAACGAAAGAAGACCCACTGCAAGGGATTGGCGTGTTCACAACAGGCTCAAGTTATTCCGTGATCACCGATGGTGTTTCCAATACCGCGGTCGCGAGCGAGTTCCTTCGTGGTGCGGGAAGTCCTTCTCTGCCACTTGGCGTTCGCCCAGCAGACACGACCCGTCCGAAATCCCTGATCTTCAATCTGATTCCAGGAGCCACAACAAATTCAGAGATTGACGAACTTTCTCAGCGCTGCCGCAGTTCTGATCCCGCGAAGAGTCCCGTTATCTCGGATACGCGCGGTCAAATGTGGCTTAGCGGAAATCAACGTGACTATACCTATTCCCACTTCGATACACCTAACGGCTCTAGCTGTGAAGACTTGGATACTCGGCGTGCCAAAATCTACAGCGCCAGCAGTCAACATTCTGGAGGAGTCAATATCCTGATTGCCGACGGGGCGGTACGTTTTTCAGGCAATGATATCGACCTGAAAATCTGGCGCGCCCTCGGTACGCGCGCCATGGGCGATTAG
- the rtcA gene encoding RNA 3'-terminal phosphate cyclase produces the protein MTEAICIDGSLGEGGGQIVRSSLTLSLVTGQPVVIENIRAGRAKPGLMRQHLTAVQAAARIGNAEVTGAEVRSRSIRFSPQRITPGNYHFSIGTAGSTTLVLQTILPALIIADGPSTVTLEGGTHNQWAPPFDFLQHAYLPLINRMGPRVSVELERYGFYPAGGGRLTVSIQPSGSLNGFDLMERGELKKRSAMGLVSNLPRHIAERETQTILKKMNWPADAAQVLEVTAHGPGNIVYTMLEYEQVTEVTTGFGRIGSSAENVASEVIRDTRNYLKNEAPVGEHLADQLLLPLAISAWQSGTHRRGGSFRTSPLTRHSTTHMEVIRRMMGIEIDVSRDERTQQTTVILRPKSSED, from the coding sequence ATGACCGAGGCAATTTGTATTGACGGTTCTCTGGGGGAGGGGGGCGGGCAGATCGTCCGGTCATCCCTGACATTGTCGCTGGTGACCGGCCAACCTGTTGTCATTGAGAACATTCGCGCCGGGCGAGCGAAACCGGGATTGATGCGTCAGCACCTGACCGCCGTTCAGGCTGCAGCCCGCATCGGGAATGCCGAAGTGACAGGAGCCGAAGTGCGGTCTCGCTCGATCCGGTTTTCCCCTCAACGGATCACACCCGGAAACTATCACTTCAGCATTGGGACCGCAGGAAGCACGACACTCGTACTGCAGACGATCCTACCGGCCCTGATCATTGCAGACGGCCCTTCTACCGTGACTCTGGAAGGGGGAACGCACAATCAGTGGGCTCCACCGTTCGACTTCCTGCAGCACGCGTATCTCCCTCTGATCAACCGCATGGGGCCCCGAGTGTCTGTGGAACTGGAACGCTATGGGTTCTACCCCGCAGGAGGCGGGCGTTTGACGGTCTCGATCCAGCCCTCCGGCAGCTTGAATGGCTTTGACCTGATGGAGCGGGGCGAACTCAAAAAGCGATCGGCGATGGGGCTGGTCTCCAATCTGCCTCGACATATTGCTGAACGAGAAACACAGACCATCCTGAAAAAGATGAACTGGCCCGCTGACGCGGCTCAGGTGCTCGAGGTCACCGCGCACGGTCCTGGGAATATCGTCTACACGATGCTGGAATACGAACAGGTGACAGAAGTGACGACGGGATTCGGCCGCATCGGATCGAGCGCGGAAAATGTCGCCAGCGAAGTGATCCGCGATACCCGGAACTATCTCAAGAATGAAGCCCCGGTCGGTGAGCATCTGGCAGATCAGCTTTTGCTGCCTCTCGCCATCAGTGCCTGGCAATCAGGGACGCACCGCCGTGGTGGATCGTTCCGCACAAGTCCGCTGACCCGGCACTCGACGACTCATATGGAAGTCATTCGACGGATGATGGGGATTGAGATTGACGTGTCCCGCGACGAACGAACTCAGCAAACAACTGTGATTCTCCGGCCGAAATCCAGCGAAGATTGA